The genomic DNA AGGATGTACAGGCGGACCGAGACCCAGACGCGCACGCTGAATTCCTCGTTGACCACCGAGTTGTCGGGGCCGCGGCCCCAGTCCCAGTGGAAGACGACGTTCTGGAGCCACTGCACGTACCGCTGCCATGAGCTGAGTGAGGGGTCCAGGCCCATGAGGCGCAGAGCGTTGTTGACCTGCTCCTGAGTGGGGCGAGGTGTGCGGGCCTCCATGGCCTGGCCGGGGGAGAAGACGGCCGAGGCGATGAAGTAGGTCACTGACGTGACGATGAAGATCATCACTGCATACGTCAGCGCTCGCTTCGCAAGGTATTTCAGCATGGCGGCCTTGTCAGGTTCGGGGTCAACTTCAGCGTGGGGTGGGCCTGCGCTCATGGAGCGTGTGACTGCCCTCACGTTGTCTGGGAGCCTAACATGATCGAAAGCGGTTCCTTCATATCGGGCCTCTGGCCTGACCGGCCCTGCTGCGCGCCACCCAAGATCTCCGGCGCGCTTGCTCTCGCGAAATCGAAACTCCCCAATCGGTGTGAAAACCCTGACAAGTGCCTGGATTGTTATCCTTTCGTGACCTTCCGGTCCCTTGCTTCTCACGGAGTGGAACGGCTCACAGGGCCCGCCTGCCCCAGCCCCAGGAGACGACGACGGCGGCGCGGGACCGGGTGTCACCGATCCCGCGCCGCCGCGGAAGTCCCGAGGGGTGTGGATCCCTCGGGTGGGCAGAGGCGGGCTCGGCCCGCAGGCCGCACCCTCCTCATCGAGCCCCGGTTCTCACCGAGACTCACCCCATGTGGGTCCTACTTGTGCGTGGAGCCCTTCTCGAAGCCGACCTTCGTCCAGTCGCGCGTCTTGTAGAGGGACGGGCCGAAGTTCGCGAGGCCCTTGCGGTAGAGGCCGATCGTCGGGCCGTTGAACAGCGGCAGCATGCCGTACTGCTCCATGGCCTTCTTCTCGGCGGCGTTGGCGGCCTTCGCGCGCTCCTTCGCGTCGTCCGTCGGCTTCGCCCCATCGATCATCTTGTCGATCTCTGGGGTGCCCGTGCCCGAGAGGTTCTCGCCCTTGGAGTGGTAGTACTGCTTCGGGACGCTCGTCGGGTCCGAGCCCACCGTGTAGGAGAGGAAGACGATCTCGTACTGGCGCTTGGCGATGGTCTCCTGGAACTGCGAGCTCGCCTTGTTGTCGATCTTGAGATCGATGCCCGCTTCCTTGAGCTGCTTCTGGTAGGTCTGAGCCTGCGCGGCGCCGGTCGTGTCGTCGCCGAAGGTCGTCAGGGAGACCGTCAGCTTCTTGCCGTCTTTGGCAAAGATGCCGTCCGAGCCCTTCTTCCAGCCGGCCTCCTCGAGGGTCTTGCTCGCGTCCTCGCGGGAGAACTTCACGGGGAGGTTGTCCTCGTAGTACGGGGAGAACGGCATGCTCATCCAGGAGCCCGGGCGGGTCTCATCCCAGTTGAGGCCCTTGAAGCGGACCTCCCGGAGCGGTGCGGGGTCCGTGGCCTGCCAGATCGCCTTGCGGACCTTGAGGTCCTTGACGGGCGAGTCTGCCTTCGCGTTGAAGACCATGCCGATCGTCGAAAGACGCTGGCCGCGGCGCTCCTCCGAGTTCGGGGTGCCGGAGGCCTGCTGGTAGCGGGAGAAGGTGGCGATGCCCACGGCATCGAGCTCGCCGTTCTTGAAGGCGGGGATTGTCGCTTGGCTCTCCATGGCACGGAAGATGACCTTGTCGAGAAGGGGCTTGTTGCCCCACCATTTCTCATTGGGGACCATGGAGATGATCTTGGCCGAGGAGTCGTACTTCTCGAGCTTGAACGGGCCCGCCATCCACTCGGGGCGCGGCTTGGCGAAGCCCTTGTTGAAGATGTCCGGCGTGTTGATGGCCGGGTGCATGAGGCCGGTGAAGAGGTCCTCCCAGGGGTAGAACTCCTTCTTCATCGTGACGATGGCCTGCCTGTCGTCCTTGCCGCGTTCGACCTTCTCGATGTCCTCGTAGCCGGCCGTCGTGACGAGGGCGTAGTCCTTGTTCTTGCCGGAGAAGACCTCCGCCTGGTTCTTGAGGGTCTTCCAGTCGATCGGCGTGCCGTCATTCCGCGTCGCCTTCGGGTTGAGCGTGTAGGTGATGACCTGCTTGCCGCCCTTGACCTCGGACTTCGCGTCCAGGAGGTAGTCCTTCTTCGGAACCGGCTTGCCGTCCGCCTCGGACTCCCAGAGGCTCGCGTTGTTCATCGGTCCGTTGATGGTGCTGAGGTCTACCGTGTTGCCGTTGGCGGAGAAACGGTTGAAGTCGGGGCCGAGGCCGCCGACGGAGAGCTGGAGCGTTCCGCCCTTCTCGAGCTTCTCGACCGGCTGCGGGTTTTCGTCGATCTTCGTCGAGCCCTCCTTGCCGGCGGCGGGGCCCTTCTTCTCACCGCTCGCGCCGCCGCAGCCTGCGAGGACGAGGCTGGAGAGGACAGCGACGGTGGAGACCATCATCGTGCGGGATGCCCGGGGGCGGTTTCCCTTGATCGTCATGAGATGACCTTTCTCTTGGACGCCGGGGCGTCACTGGTGTGAGTGCGCCAGCTCCTCGGCCGAGGCCGGGTAGAAGCAGGCAAGGGAGTGGCTGCCGTCCCCACCGGACTCAGAGCCGGGCCGCGCGCCGGCCGGCTCGAGCGGTGGTGTGGTGGAGCGGCAGTGCTCCTGTTTCTCTGGTGGAAGCATCCGGTAGACGGGGCAGCGACTTGAGAAGTTGCAGCCGGTGGGTGCGTCCAGCGGGGTCGGGAGGTCACCGGTGAGGATGATGCGCTCTCGTTCCCGTTCAACTCTCGGATCCGGGATGGGAATGGCCGAGAGCAGAGCTTGGGTGTAGGGGTGGCGGGGGTTGTCGAAGACCTCGGCGGCGGTGCCGATTTCGACGATTTTGCCCAGGTACATGACGGCGACTCGGTCGGAGATGTGTCGGACGACGGAGAGGTCGTGGGCGACGAGGAGGTAGGAGAGCCCGAGTTCGGCGCGCAGGGTGGCCAGCAGGTTGATGACGCCGGCTTGGACGGAGACGTCCAGGGCGGAGACGGGTTCGTCGAGGACGACGAGTTTGGGGTTGGAGGCCAGGGCGCGGGCGATGCCGATGCGTTGGCGCTGTCCGCCGGAGAATTGGGCGGGGAAGCGGTTGACGTGGTCGGGTTGGAGGCCGACGGTGCGCATGAGTTCGCGGATGCGGGGTTCGATTTTGTCTTTGGGGTAGCCGAATTGCTGAAGGGGTTCGGCGAGGACTTCGTAGACGGTGAATCGGGGGTCGAGTGCTCCGGAGGGGTCTTGGAAGACCATTTGGATGTCGGAGCGGATGGCGCGGTTGGTGGCGCCGGTGAGGTTGGTCTTGTCCTGGTTGGATTTGCCGTTGATGAGGATTTCGCCTTCACCTTTGTTGGTGAATTCCATGACCTCGAGGAGGGTGGTGGTTTTTCCTGATCCGGATTCGCCGACGATGGAGAGGCATTCGCCTTCGCGGATGTCGAGGGTGAGGCCGTCGACGGCTTTGACGGTGCCGATGACTTTTTTGACGAGGGCGCCCTTGGTGAGGGGGAAGTGTTTTTTGACGTTGCGGAGTTCCAGGACGGTGGGGCGGTGTTCGCGGGGTGTGGCGTCCAGGGGTGAGGCGGGGATCTCCGGCGCCGTGAAGACGTCGTAGGCATTGACGCCCGCGAGCTCAGCCGAGCGCAGGCAGGCGGCGCGGTGACCCTCGGCGACCGTGGCGAGCTCGGGCTCCGCGGCCCGGCACGCGTCCTGGGCCATGGGGCAGCGCGGCGCGAATGAGCAGCCCACAGGCGGCGTGAGCAGGTTGGGCGGGGCGCCGTGGATCGGCACGAGCGCCTTCTCGCCCGCCCGGTCCACGCGGGGCACCGACGCGAGCAGGCCCATGGTGTAGGGCATGCGGGGCTCGTAGAAGATGTCGTCGACGCTGCCCGTCTCGATCGGCTTGCCCGCGTACATGACGACGACGTCGTCGGTGTACCCCGCCACGACGCCCAGGTCATGCGTGATCATAATCATCGCCGCGCCCGTCTCGTGCTGAGCCTTCTTGAGCACCTCGAGGATCTGGGCCTGGATGGTGACGTCGAGGGCCGTCGTCGGCTCGTCGCAGATGAGGACCTTGGGCTCGTTGGCGATGGCGATGGCGATCATGACGCGCTGGCGCATGCCGCCGGAGAACTCGTGCGGGAAGGCCTTGAGGCGCTCCTTCGGCGAGGGGATGCCCACGAGGGTGAGCAGCTCGACGGCCCGCTCCCTGCGGCGCTCCTTGGTCCACGTCCGGTGGTGAATGCCGATGGCGTCCATGAGCTGCTGGCCGATCGTCAGCACGGGTGTCAGGGAGGAGAGAGGGTCCTGGAACACCATGGCGACGTCCTTGCCGCGGTGCTTGGACATCTGCTTGTCGGACAGCCCCACGAGCTCGGTGCCGTTGAGCTTGATCGAGCCCTCGACGTCCGCGTTGGAGGAGAGGAGGCCCATGATCGCGAGGCTCGTGACGGACTTGCCGGAGCCGGACTCGCCCACGATGCCCAGGACCTGGCCCCGCCGGAGGTCAAAGCTGATGCCGCGCACAGCGTGGACCGTGCCGTTCTCGGTGGAGAAGCGGACGTTGAGGTCGCGAACGGAGAGGATGGGCTCGCCGTTGCGGGCGGCGCGGTCGGCTGCGCGGGCCGGTGAGGTGTTCGCGCCTGAGCGGGCGCGGGCGGCGGGCTCCACAGCGGACGACGCCGGGACTGGCGCGGGCTGAGCGCCGCGGTCCGAGGAGGCGGGGTTGGGGAGTGCGTGGCTCATGCGGACTTCTTCGCCTTTCCTGAAGCCTTGGAGGTGGGGTCGAACGCGTCGCGGAGGCCGTCGTTGATGAGGGCCAGCGGGCCGGTGATGAGCAGGAGCATGAGGACCGGCTCCCAGAACATCCACGGGTAGGAGTGGAAGGCCTCCGAGGCCTGGCTGATGAGCAAGCCGAGGGAGGTGTCAGGGACCTTGACACCGAGGCCCAGGTAGGAGAAGCCCACCTCGGAGAGGATCGAGGCCCAGATGCCCGTGGTGATGGAGAGGACCATCTGGCTCGCGATGTTCGGCACGAGGTGGCGGCGGATGATCCCGAAG from Falsarthrobacter nasiphocae includes the following:
- a CDS encoding ABC transporter family substrate-binding protein, with the translated sequence MTIKGNRPRASRTMMVSTVAVLSSLVLAGCGGASGEKKGPAAGKEGSTKIDENPQPVEKLEKGGTLQLSVGGLGPDFNRFSANGNTVDLSTINGPMNNASLWESEADGKPVPKKDYLLDAKSEVKGGKQVITYTLNPKATRNDGTPIDWKTLKNQAEVFSGKNKDYALVTTAGYEDIEKVERGKDDRQAIVTMKKEFYPWEDLFTGLMHPAINTPDIFNKGFAKPRPEWMAGPFKLEKYDSSAKIISMVPNEKWWGNKPLLDKVIFRAMESQATIPAFKNGELDAVGIATFSRYQQASGTPNSEERRGQRLSTIGMVFNAKADSPVKDLKVRKAIWQATDPAPLREVRFKGLNWDETRPGSWMSMPFSPYYEDNLPVKFSREDASKTLEEAGWKKGSDGIFAKDGKKLTVSLTTFGDDTTGAAQAQTYQKQLKEAGIDLKIDNKASSQFQETIAKRQYEIVFLSYTVGSDPTSVPKQYYHSKGENLSGTGTPEIDKMIDGAKPTDDAKERAKAANAAEKKAMEQYGMLPLFNGPTIGLYRKGLANFGPSLYKTRDWTKVGFEKGSTHK
- a CDS encoding ABC transporter ATP-binding protein, which produces MSHALPNPASSDRGAQPAPVPASSAVEPAARARSGANTSPARAADRAARNGEPILSVRDLNVRFSTENGTVHAVRGISFDLRRGQVLGIVGESGSGKSVTSLAIMGLLSSNADVEGSIKLNGTELVGLSDKQMSKHRGKDVAMVFQDPLSSLTPVLTIGQQLMDAIGIHHRTWTKERRRERAVELLTLVGIPSPKERLKAFPHEFSGGMRQRVMIAIAIANEPKVLICDEPTTALDVTIQAQILEVLKKAQHETGAAMIMITHDLGVVAGYTDDVVVMYAGKPIETGSVDDIFYEPRMPYTMGLLASVPRVDRAGEKALVPIHGAPPNLLTPPVGCSFAPRCPMAQDACRAAEPELATVAEGHRAACLRSAELAGVNAYDVFTAPEIPASPLDATPREHRPTVLELRNVKKHFPLTKGALVKKVIGTVKAVDGLTLDIREGECLSIVGESGSGKTTTLLEVMEFTNKGEGEILINGKSNQDKTNLTGATNRAIRSDIQMVFQDPSGALDPRFTVYEVLAEPLQQFGYPKDKIEPRIRELMRTVGLQPDHVNRFPAQFSGGQRQRIGIARALASNPKLVVLDEPVSALDVSVQAGVINLLATLRAELGLSYLLVAHDLSVVRHISDRVAVMYLGKIVEIGTAAEVFDNPRHPYTQALLSAIPIPDPRVERERERIILTGDLPTPLDAPTGCNFSSRCPVYRMLPPEKQEHCRSTTPPLEPAGARPGSESGGDGSHSLACFYPASAEELAHSHQ